The DNA window AACCACTGTAAGTTACTCTGAATTCTTCAAATCAGGACAGAACATAAAACTTACAACAATAATCTCATCTGGAAGTACTGCAGTAAGCGGGACTTCTGAGTACTCAGACAAGCACTGAGTCTGTGTccctatacagacacacacacacagcagactaTGTCTGCTCACTAGCACATCAGTCTCCTCTCTTAATGCTCCTGTCCAACCTACCACAAAGCACTCTGAAAACTGGCAGCTAAGGCCAAAGCTGTTTGACACTGGGTGTTCACCAGTAACCAAGCAGATTTCTGCAGCACCACACTTCTATAAAGATACACCTTACAAAATAAACCGTGAAGTTACTTTAATTTCTACAATGTAAATgtacacacaataaaaaaaaatgttcccaaaGTCTTATACAGTATTTGAGAAAAAGGTTaatgttttcaattaaaaatttaaagaactcCATGATTTAAACTTTCTATGCAGCCtaagaaagtaaaacaaaacaatactattTATCAATACTATCACACAAGAGTTGATGTTTCTGGTTATTTTTAAACATGTGCGATTCAGGACAAAACTCATATTTTAATTAAGCCCTAACAATATTTTGTGCAATATATGTGAGAATTTTGTGGATGACTTAAGTCAGAGCAAATTGTGCTTTCAAAATACAACCTTTTCATTAACACAAGTCTCACACCTTTAGATAACTATTTTTACATGTAAACAAAATTAATACTTACAATTCTCTTCAAGTATTAAATACATGAGCTTGATCATAACATTCTCTAGTGCTATAGAAACGAAATGACATATAagtgtataaaattttaaaatgtcccaCCATGGAAACAACTGGCTCCAAGAGTTTATCTCCAGGAACATCCATCCATGTCATTTCAATAGCCCCAGGGTCTCCCGGAGAGCAGGGTGTCAGCAGGTCATTTACAATGCAGTTAGGATCAGCTCTTGAGGGTCCTCGAACCTGTAATGATAGTGACTTGATTTCATCTGAGTAAATGAAATAAGAATTAAGATTCCGGTCACTAtcagaaaagttaaaaatattgctacatccactccagcagTGACAAGCGCGACAGGCCCCCAAAACCTGGGCACCGTTCcaaggcgaaaagttcatggaaacgacccttgaccctggcttctaagattaagtggaccttaggtggaactgtttttgatcccagttgttaaacactgaattttatcccagttggttcttgccagtccttccatgtttgcattcctctgttttgtataAGAATCCGGTAATCTCATTTGTACCTGGCCGatatgtcacctaacttccctattttctgtataaaaagtctgatgcttgatttgTCAAATTGCATTCAGATTCTACAGAATCTCGTGTGTcgcttctgtttgtcattcattcactgactccttgtccacctgcaactagagacccattccatgcagaTAGGAAACCCAAAAAGGGGATAGTCTTCGGCAAAATACATTAATTTTtagattgtatttaaaatatttactctaggaaaaatagaatatataaggaaaaataaactagggttaaaaagaaaagttttgaaaaagaaacagCTCCTTCTAGCTACCCTATTCTTCCTGTAATGCTTATTAAGTGGTAGTTACATTATAGATCAAAACAAACATTACAAAACTCTCCCAAGTTGCTCTTTTCCATGCCTGAAAGAAAGCTTGAGATATTGTGTAGGATTAGTCTTAAATTACTCAATCTTTAGGTCTCTCTCTTAACAAAAACTTGAGAATCCCATGTGTGCTGGTTTAAATGAGGACGGCTCCCACAGTCTCACACATTTGAAGGTTTGGTCTCCAGGTGGCCGAGggcttaggaaggattaggaggtatggccttgttggaaaagtgTGTCATTGAGCTTTgacttggaggtttcaaaagcccaggtcACACTCTCTCTGCCTGACACTTGCCAATAAAAAAAAgtaagctctcagttactgctccagtgccgtgcctgtctgcctcctgccatgctacctaccatgatggtcatggaatTACCATCTAAAAAATACAAGCAAGCTTTCAGTTAAacgttttcttttataagctgtcttggccttggtcatggtgtctcttcagagcatagaaaagaaactaagaagacATATACATACTATGCTAGTTggctttttgtcaacttgacaggaggGAGAATCATGTGTGAAGAAGGGATCTCTATTGAGAAAAATGCTTTTATCAGATGGCCTACAGGCAAGTCCATGGATCCTTTCTTGATTATGACTTGCGTGGGGagatccagcccactgtgggtgatatCACCTCTGTACTGGATGTCCTGTGTTTCTAGAAAGGAGTGCCActgagcagcactcctccatgtctctgcatcagtttctgtttctaggttcctgctctgacttctcttTACCATGGAGTATCATCagcctgtaagccaaataaacaaacCCTGTCCTCCCCAGACTGCTTTTGGTTAtattgtttcatcacagcaatataaaactaggacagaaataaaattaCATGCTTAATAATGTCTATGTGATTTCATGAAATGTAACTTAGTTAAAGCAAGATTTTAGCAATATCTAGAAAACAACCCTTTGTTACAAAGTAGCATATATTTATTTAGGTGGTTGCTTTCAAGTCTATTTCATGATGATCACCTTTATTTCAAGACTGAATAGGTGTAAAATATACCCTGGCTTCCTTAACTGTGTACAAACCTACtgtgtacacactcacacttaagtttatatctatatttttttctcaacTGCATGAGACCagggatttttgtctttgtttttggctGATTACATCCTGACTGACTCTGGGCTCAGACTTACTATGTTAGATAACTGAAATAAACAGGCAAATACGTCTGTTCTTTTAGTTGTAACAGTTTCAAAAGTGGAAGGATGGAAACATGGGAATATCTACTGCAGATGGTGATCCAAAACCCTAGTGTTAAAGCTAATTAGATTATAAAGAACACTATCCATGTGTGATGCAGATATCACAGTGAAGCCACTAATCTGTACAATTAAGATACATTACTaattatggtttttaaaaattatgcttGCTTTAGCCTTTATGATATTAAGACCTGGCTTCATGTTCACATATGAGGTCCCTGGTACCAAAATGTAGAAATGAGTGACAAATTCTAGGTAAGAAAAGTCTAAGGTCCTAAGAATTTATTTTCTAAGTGCAAagggaattaaaaagaaaatatgatggCTATGGCATATATTTAATCCTGAACCACATTTCTCTCTAACAAGCTGCTACTGTACAAAAGCACTACACGTTAGTGaggaaatggctgagaagaacacACAGTGAATAGTCAGCTACTATCATTAGTGTTGTGTGTAAACATTATCTCACAAGATCCTTACAATAATTCTTCAAAGAGTGCTATCTCCAtttaagaaacaacaacaagaattaCATAGTAAGACTATAATCTTCTCATCAACTGGTACCCGAATCAGATAGCTCAATTCATTCATATGGGAAAGGCAGAAAAGGCTGACAATCCTGACTTCAGATTCTGAAATACACTCCATCATACCTTTGCCCCTGTGAACTACAATACACAGAATTGTGTGTGTTAGCACCCAAGTTTCAGATTCACTGCTAACACTGTACCTCTTGTTTCCTCTCTGACACAGTGCTGGACAGTGTGGACAGAGAAAGGCCAGGCTAAGCATGTACTGGATCTACTTTTATGATGTGGTGAAAATGTAGCAGATTTTGCtcccaattgctctggctatgctCAAAGCAGCCTCTCATCCATGTGAGCTGTTGCACTTGCACCAGAATGACTCAGAAATGCCTCACATTACTTCTTAAAAAAACACAATCTTTAGGACCATAAATAATGTTCActggagaaaatattttcaatgcagcaggaatatatttattacattatCATACAACACTGAAGCCATTTCAGCTTCTTTGGAAAATAAGCCAGGGACAGTCCTGAAGTTTCACTTAAAAAGTACACGACAGGGTCAAGTAATGCTTCTTACCTTTTTGAAGTGAGTAGCTGACTGAACTTTTCTCACAGGCTGCATAAGTGCATCCCGTACAATGATACTTATATCTGCTCCTGAATAGCCATCCGTCTTCCTCCCAAGTTCTTGGAAGTCTGCTTCTGTGAGGCTGTTCTGAGTGCTGCCCAAGTGCAGTCTAAACATGGCTGCTCGGGCATGGGCTTCGGGCAAAGGAATATAAATACGTTTctcaaatcttaaaataaaagaaattacacAGATGATGTAAAGCATATAAGCTTAATTTCTATGTGAAATGAGCAGGTTTAGAAAAATCCCAGATGATTAGCTGGATAGTCTTTATTATACTAAGATAGGGTGAATTCGATCAGAGTAAAATGCACACATACTTAAGTGTTCATGCGCACACATATTCCTACCTACCTCAAGGGAAGACTATCTATAATACGCTGAAAACTAAAATTAGAAGCAAAATAGTCAGGGAACAAATCTTGAGGGGTTTAGTCTTTCTCACACAACTTTTGAGTCCTTTTTGGCTGTTTCTATGTCTGGAATTTAAAGCATAAAAGCACATCTCACAAGACTGAATTCTGAACTTGTGATGAAAAGTAATGATTCATAATACAAAATAAGGGTTACCATAATTCTCTAAATTCAAAATAGTAAAACTACTtaaaatctttcaaaataaaCATTACACAAAATGCTCTTAGTATGAGTTCATTCTGAATAATCCTGTACTATACGTAATTACTATTTTTACTTGGCTTCATTAAATTCAGGCATTTGGAAACTGAGAGGAAGCAGTGAGGGACAATGTTTTCCAGATCCCCGGGGCAGTGGGGCAGTGACATTTGTAAACGTTTTTCCTACCTTACCTTTATTAGCTGGCCTTCCTTTGGAATCAGGCTTTCTAACCTACCTCACACATTTCCTCTGGAGGTATCAGGTGCTGTCTAAGTGAAGGGGATAAAAGTGCCAAGTACTCAACTGCTTTTTACTATGCAATTAAAGAGGGCTTCAGGGAGCCGAGGAGCTGCAAACAGTCTACATACTGCTCCTGTAGCTGAATTGCATAAGACTTGCTATTGTTTTAAACAGGGTTTCACATAGTCcgagctggtctggaacttgctacaaacctgaggataaccttgacttcttggctctcctgtcttctcccaaatgctggtattCAGGTGATTGCTACTTTGCCCATATCAGACATAAATCTCTTATTTTTTTGCAACTAAAAATCTATCTTCCTAGGCAAGCATGCTCATGCccgtaatcccagcatatggaaGGCTCAAGTAGGGGGGATGCTCTGAGTCAGGGTACATCCCTGAGGTACAGAGTAAACAACAAAAACTCATTTTGCAAAACTTTGTATGAAGATTTTCACTGAGATACAAAACTGTTTGTCAATTTTGAAGCATCATTCCTCTTAAACTTACTAAAATAAAGCTAAGCATAGATGCCAAGCAATGTTCTTTCCAAAGTGGAAGGCCCCAGTATAGAAAGCACGTATTTTCATTATAGCAGGCACACAAATAAGCAATTCCTCATGCccaacacaagaacacaaaaaaggCTAGAAGTCAATAATTGATTTTTCAAAAAGCCATCAGAGTAAATTCTTATACAGGAAAGGGAAATTATCATCTATTGCTACACCTAAAGTTAGCAATAAGATGTTTATCTATCATCATACCTTCGCCTAATTGCAGAATCCAGAACCCAGGGTATATTTGTAGCTCCCAGAACCAAAATGCCATCATTGTCCACACCAACTCCTGCATTAAAATAGGTAATATTTAAAGTACTACTTTGGTACTTTCTTCTTTAGAGTCCCTGGTGCATCCTCACTATGGATGACAGTGCTGCAGAGAGATGTTTTTAAAGAAGCATGGAAGGCACTCAGCACATTCTCCTGCAGCATCCCATCTCTCCCTTCCCATGACCCCCCTTTGTTCCCCAAGGCAGCTGACTTAACTTTGATACCATATAGATACCTGTAAGTTTACATATTTCATATAATCTAGGAACTACAAGTAAGACAAAAtaagatatttgtctttctgagggtgaCTTAGTTTGTTTAATATGATTATCTCTAGTTATATTCATTTTTCTGCAAATGACCCAATTTCATTCTTTGcagctaaaaaagaaaaactaactctctctctctctctctctctctctctctcaccacacacacacaccgtttgTTTGTTCCATTAAGAACGGCAGTGCTCTAAATAACAGCAACGTGCTTCATCTTCACCATGCTGCTCAGGTTTCAGTCAAATCATCTGAAGAAGCAAATACCCTATATTACAGACAAATACTATTAATATTCTTTTCAAATTGTTCTTTCATGAAGCACCTGGTAAATTAGTAGAGATATTAATCTCCTTACTGATAACATTTGTGAATCCTgtaagataatttaaaaacatgACAGATTCCTGCAGGGAGTGATGGTGCACAGgccagtgctagggaggcagagccaggtgatcTCTGTGAGGCTATCTTGGTCTCTGTAGGAAGTTAACAGCCAGTCAGGGCTATGCAGTGAgacctctcaaaacaaaaacagtaatggAAATAATAACATTTTAGAGAAATTCTGCTTAAATTCTTTCCCACTAATAGTgaaaaaagaattggaaagtgtCTTGCAATCCAACAATCCTACCTTGCATTTGAACCAGGAACTCCGTCTTAATTCTCCGTGCAGCCTCGCTCTCATTCTCACTTCTGGAACCACACAGAGAATCAATCTCATCGATGAAGATGATAGAAGGCTTGTTCTCTCTGGCAAGCTGGAATAAGTTCTTAACCAGTCTACGAAGAGAAAGTAAAGCTCAGCTCCTGAACGGCACTAAAGGCCCCCATCGATCAAAGCAATACACAGGAGTTCTAAGAACCATGCACACCAAGGCCTAGTCATGCTGTCGGGGTAGAGAATGATAAATTACAACTACACAGTCCACTGAGTTATAgaagcacccacatgacagcatACAAACGCATACACAtacttactattttttttcctacaaaataaaTTCCTAGCCTGGCCCAGAGCTTGACCAAGAGATGAATATCTATTGTTACATGCTCCCTCCCCCGGCCCCTGAGTTCTTAGGAAAGGTACTTGAAACCCATTAACCACAGACAGCCCAAGTTACCATAGCGTCCAGGGACCAACGTAAAGACTTTCAATGCACCACTCACTTTTCGCTTTCCCCCAGCCACTTAGACACAAGGTCAGAGGAAGATATTGAGAAAAATGTTGAGTTGTTTGCTTCCGTTGCAACAGCTTTAGCCAAATAAGATTTTCCTGTTCCTGGTGGTCCAAATAATAGGATTCCTCTCCAAGGTGTCCGCTTTCCTacaattgtatttaaaaaaaacatgagaATTTCAAGACTATTCATTTCACTTACTTCAGACATTAGCCACACTGAAAACTACTGTAAAAAGGTCTTCATTGGAAAGctatcagtaaaaataaaaagatagttTAAAAAAGTCTAACATGTCTTAAGTGTGTATAACTTGCTCGTCTAGAAACATTATCAGAAGTGCATTCACCGCTTCCGTGGACAGAAAGTTCATTTACTTGCTCACTCATCTGCTCAGCCACTGTATGGAGACGACACTGTGAGAAACAGACGGACAAAAGCATCTCTGCTCCCCAGGGACAAAGTTCAGTTAAAGAGTACTGCTCAAAACTAGACTAATACAGGAAAACTGCAGCCATAGAGCAGGGCTGCTGCAAAGACTTGCTTCTATCACCTGTGGAGGAAGGACAAGGCATGAACTCACAGTCTGGGGGACTTGTGATTTCTAAGGAGTTCCTGATTTACCAGAAAGCACAAGTCAGTGCTACCATCAGCAGCTTCAAAGATTGGGTAATGATGTGGGAGCTATTATTGTAAATCCTACTACTGCTTAAAAGAAATGAGGGGATAGGAAATCAATCTTCTGTGCCTTAATTTGGCTAATCAGAAATTATAGTGTTGCCTAAAATATACCATGATgtatagaataaatttaaaagtctaCAAAAATTGCAGATAGGTACCTAGTGTCTGTAGAACTGTCCCTAGATGACTAATGAAAAACTAGATTAATATTACTTGACTTTCAGAATTTTAccacttttctcttttaaatgcaCACTACTCTAAGTCAACGCTGTACTGCTCAGTTGGTGCACAGAATACTAGTATGATAGGAAATGATTTTAGGTAATATGTACTTTTAAGTGATTATCTTTTAAATATGTTTGACAGACACTTCTTTCATTCATCATAGATAGtaagtagttttaaaaataattatagtcAAGTAAAAGTAAACAAGAAAACTTGAAGCTCAAATACAGGTAAAATCTATTC is part of the Mus musculus strain C57BL/6J chromosome 1, GRCm38.p6 C57BL/6J genome and encodes:
- the Vps4b gene encoding vacuolar protein sorting-associated protein 4B, with translation MASTNTNLQKAIDLASKAAQEDKAGNYEEALQLYQHAVQYFLHVVKYEAQGDKAKQSIRAKCTEYLDRAEKLKEYLKKKEKKPQKPVKEEQSGPVDEKGNDSDGEAESDDPEKKKLQNQLQGAIVIERPNVKWSDVAGLEGAKEALKEAVILPIKFPHLFTGKRTPWRGILLFGPPGTGKSYLAKAVATEANNSTFFSISSSDLVSKWLGESEKLVKNLFQLARENKPSIIFIDEIDSLCGSRSENESEAARRIKTEFLVQMQGVGVDNDGILVLGATNIPWVLDSAIRRRFEKRIYIPLPEAHARAAMFRLHLGSTQNSLTEADFQELGRKTDGYSGADISIIVRDALMQPVRKVQSATHFKKVRGPSRADPNCIVNDLLTPCSPGDPGAIEMTWMDVPGDKLLEPVVSMWDMLRSLSSTKPTVNEQDLLKLKKFTEDFGQEG